Sequence from the Trachemys scripta elegans isolate TJP31775 chromosome 5, CAS_Tse_1.0, whole genome shotgun sequence genome:
ttGATGAATCTATGAAAGTTGGACGGCCTGATTAGACCCCAAGAGAAAAACATAAAAGTTAGTAGAGCAGAGAGGGGCAAGAGGGAGTGAAATGTGAGGCAATAAGTATTAACAGCAGACTAGACCTGTATGAATAAATGAAGGGTTTCCCCAGATATTCTAGGGGTGGAAGCATATCTTATAGTGAGTGCATACCACTTACTAAAAGGAGATAACATttggaaaatattctttttaaccAGCTTAAAGTGTGTGTTTTAATCATTCTAAATAATAATTACACGCCAAAAAGAACCATGCTAACAGAACATCaaggttacaaagtcaaacaTTCACAAAGATAGGAAATTAGGGTTGTCTGTACAACTTTAATTTGGCTCCCTGGTGCATTTGCATTTATGGTACAGTCTTTCATTACATGTTTACatactaaaggccagatttttcaagagcCAGACTAGcagattttaaaagatgcagTACACACCtaccaggattttcaaaagcacctaggagagttgggcacttttgaaaaccccattaggcacctgtctgcatctttagatacCTTTAAAGACCTGGCCATAGACCTTCTGTCCCTGTCTCCCAGAATGTCCGCCTCCAGTGTGTGCATTTTGCTACCTTTCCCCTCTTTTACTATCTCCCTAGCTCCTATCACCACCAGCCCATGCCACCGTCTATTCCTATCCCCATCAGCCTAGCTTCCCTGCTCCTGTTCCACCAGCCAGTCTTCCTCTCCCACCTCATTCCCAGCCTGTCCTCACTCAGCATTCAAGTGAGGttgttcctccttctcctccatacTGCCTGGAGGAGTGCACcggcaggaggagcgctgctAGCACAGGCCTTAACCTCTCTGCTTTCAGTGCCTGGTCCAGAATTGAGGCAACACTTAGCAGCCAGGAAGAGGAATTACAGGAACAGTTCTGCTTGGCTCCTGCAGCCCTGAgcaggagcatgctcagtacagatggaatcttcagagagtTTAGCTGCCAAATTCTAGTAAACTTCTACTAAGAATGCACAAAACAATTAACAGAGGCTTCTAACTCAGCCAAAATTGGGTGGATATTAGGAGTGGCTTATTTCCGTTTTGCTAAGCTGATTCCTAATTACTTTAACTAAATTGACATAAACCAggctaaaactgaaataaaagtttCTACAGTCTTTTGCACCAGCTTAACAATATCCATTTAGAATCacactttaaattaaaatagtgCAACTCTATATGTAGACAAGCCTGACGTTAAATGACCAACAGACAAAGGGTTATATTATCTGTTATACTCTCCTCCGCTTCTATAGGCACTGTGATTTCTCCATCTAGTTTTTGTTACATGCAAAGATAAAAATCATCATCATGTTTATCACCGATATCTCAGGGTTTGGAGTTTTAACagctactgcttgagctaaaggacaggcagagttgcatcagtttaatgtaaggtgtatttttaaactaatttagttAAGCCAGTGCAGAAGGctttgtggacactcttattttggctTAAACTAGGATTATTTCATGTTTAAGCTAAAGAGgaataagccactcttaaactAAAAGAAGAGTCTCCACACAGGGgcttgcactggtttaaccaTACCAATTGAGCTAACTTGATTTAAGAAAACCACTGCAAATGTGTGCATATACATGGCCTAAGTCCCTTAGCTGGCAGCTGTCACGCCTCTGCTGAAAGATAGACTTCTTGGGCGAATTAACTTTTAAGGTAGAGCATGTGGAGAATTGCTGGTGAGAtcgccccactccctcccccgtGATGTTGcattccatatgttttatggaaatatgcttatgagtgtgaatatgatgtaactggaatatgctttatgtaaaaggtctcttgtaaggtatcataacaaaggttataacctactgaatatattactcctatttgtatgcatgtatcattcttgtatctgaagctagaaatatgaagtataactctgaggtcctattgtaattatgcaaagtatgggccattaatggtggtttaccatcttgatggctcccattgactaggacagtcttcctgtatatgtgtgggCCAACCCGgaaagaatggagactaggggtcttacagtgacatgtgaccatgtcaacTGATAATGAAagccatcttaaatctggtacttttccatttagaaggaggggcagggacccagagagacaaaagattcccgccttgtgccaaagctataaaaaaggatggagcaggacaaaaggggctgccagtcatgagaaaacccctgcttaccacctgagatgtctgctggatctaATGAagattgtaccaggggaaaggagtgggcccagactaggaaggagtctagtctgtgaaagaagcttattggaacatctctgagggtgagatattacgtgcaatcagtttcttaatgtattaggcttagacttgcgtgtttttgctttattttgcttggtgacttactttgttctgtctgttattacttgaaacgacgtaaatcctactttttatacttaataaaaccacttttgtttattaataaacccagagtaagtaattaatacctgggggagcaaacagctgtgcatatctctctatcagtgttacagaaggtggacaatttatgaatttaccctgtataacctttatacagagtaaaatggatttatttggggtttggatcccattgagaactgggtgtctgggtgctggagacaggtaacctgctgagctgttttcagttaagtctgcagctttgtggGCAAGgaccagactctgggtctgtgttgcagcaagctagcatgtctggctcaacaagacagggttctggaagtcccaagctggcagggaaaatggcctcagaggtaatttcagcacatcaggtgacagtcccaggcgatctctgtgactgaacccatcacacacacacacaccccacacacacacacttggagaATTTGGGGGAAGCCATGCCTACAGAAAATCCCTACATCAGCCTTCATCTTTAAAAGAATTAGGAACCAGAAGTCAAAAATAGGGAGAAAATTACAAGTATTATGTTACATATTATTAATTAGTAATAATACTTTGATTGTTccatctgaggctctcaaagcactttaaaggcATCCCTTAACTTTTACAACTGTGCATGAGATAGAGAAGTTCCCTATCTGCATAGGGAATTTGAGGCACTGAGAATTAAAGCAATTTTCCCAGCAAGACAGTGGCCAAGGTGGGAACAGAACTTAGTTCTTTTGATTCCTGGGTCTTGTGTTTTAATAGCGGAGACAGTGTGGTTTAGTAGGCAAGACATTGGACTGGGCATCAAGATATCAGGGGTAATTTTCAGAAACACCTAAGTGGCacaggagcctaagtcccattgacttccaatgggtatgtctacattgtaatTAGACgcccgtggctggcccgtgccagttgCCTTGGGACCCTCTcccctcgcagggtcctagagcctgagtGCCAGCTAGAGCCCAATAGCctcaccacaattaaacagccccttagctcgaGCCTGGGGAGTCCCATTCAGCCGGCATGGCGCAGCTGcatgtttttaattgcaatgtcgACTTAAGCTCCCAAGTGTCTAAGTCAACTTGCGAAAATGGTAATTATGTTAAGTCATTTAAATGTTTCTGAAGAGGTTTTACCCTTGGTTTTTATTCCCAGCTTTGTCACTGATGTGACGTTGGGCCAGTCTCTTCACCACACACCTCTGTTTGAGAGAAATATCCTTCCTTTAGCTTGTCTGGGCTGTGTGGTcttcagggactgtctcttactatgtgtttgtacagtgcctaccaccggggtgctaataaataataatcctcaataaagaaacagagggtcctgtggcacctttgagactaacagaagtattgggagcataagctttcgtgggtaagaacctcacttcttcagatgcaagcctcaATAATCCTCAATAAGTAACTCACTCGCCAAGGCTTCCTCGGGTttgtttgtaaaaatcaaaaaatGGTCTTTGCAGTAGAAGCAGTTTAAAAGCAGAGTTAAACTCAGTACCAAAGCCGCAGCAGCAGGAGAGATCTGAGAAGTAAGAAGACAGAAATGCCTCGCCTGTCTCAGAGAGATCTTTGCTAAATCATAGGGCTGCCTCGGCTCTCACTCCCTCAGGTCGAATaactcctgctggcataattaagaAGAATGTGTCAAGTTAAGCACCTCCCCAGCCAGAGTTCTTCTCATACCCTATAGATCAGTTTCTTCCCCTTGTATGTGAGTGATCAATGAGGCTGCTAGCAGCGTTAGGCGGGACCTAGAACCAAGACGACCCTCTTCAgccagcaaataaaaataaataaatagacccCTGaccagtggggaagggaaggagaaaaggacTGCAGGAAACCAGGCATCTCACCATTAATTTAGGAAGATAGGGGGGAACTGTTCCATGTATAAAGCAGCACATCGTGAATTGCTCTTAGCAAGTCTGTGTCTCTAGTAGGGGTGGGAGTTTGTCTCTGCCTGTGTGTCGGGAAGAAACAGACTATTATAAAACAGCAAGTGGGGGGGGAGTGAACAAAGGAGATTGGCAGCAcagctgtttgggggggggggcggggaatgctTCCTGTTTCTTTAAAGCTCATCTGTGGGGTTGCAAGGCTGGAAAGTCTCTTGGCTGTGCGAGGCAGTGAGCTTGTCACAGGCGGCGCGCTGACTGATCTCTCGCACAGGGGCTTCTGTGTAAACTGAGGCTAAACAAACACAGATGGAGCGCAGCGTGCACTCCCCAGACAGGCGGCCAATGCGGCAGGGACTTCAGCTGACATTCTGACTGCTCCCGGGGAGAGCCCCCCGCCGCCCTGCCTGGGCCGAGCCGCGTGGGAGCCCAGCTGCGGcagcagagcaggagggggagggagggtgtatgTCTGCAGGGGGGGAGCCAGCGACCTGCGAGCCGGCACTCACTGACAGGCGCCCGACATGAGAAACATGCAGCTCCTGGACGAGGAGCCGTGGCAAAGCCTGTGCGGGAAGGAGCTCGGCGGCCTCAAGAAGCTGAAGCGGAAGCACAAAGAGCCGCCCGCGAACGGCTACAAAAGTTTCAAAGTGGCGCTGAAAGTCAGCGAGCGCGGGCGGCAGCTGGAGAGACCCGCGAGCCTGGTGCCCGAGAGCGGGGCGGCGGGCAGCTCGCAGGGGGCGGCGGCCCCGCCGCTCCTGGGCGGCAGAGAGGCGGGCAGCGCCGCCGGGGCGCTGGACATGCGGAAAGGCGCTTTCCCGGCGGCAGGACTCGCCTCCCAGCCCCCGCGCAAAGAGCCCGGCTTGCCCCCGGCCGCTGTGAACGGGCTCCAGCCGTGCCCGGGGGAGCAGAGCCTCCCGTCCAGGCTCGTCTTGTGTCCGCCGCCGCCGCAGCGCCCTTTGGAAAGTGCCTACGCCTCCGTCGCACATGGCGCTTACAACAGCACGCCCGAGTCCGCCGCATCGCCTAGGAAACGGCTGGGGGAACCGGCAGGCGTCTCCTCGGAGATCAAAGCCATCCAGCAGACCCGGCGGCTGCTGGCGAACGCCCGGGAGAGGACCCGCGTGCATACCATCAGCGCAGCCTTCGAGGCGCTGCGAAAACAGGTACTcgcatcccccctcccctctgctcatCAATCACCTCGGGCATGCAAGCGCCTGCCTGGCCCATCTCCGCTGCGtggctgccccccttcccccaaagaagtttgacttcaaaggagaagaaagtgaccccccttcccccccgtgcTGTTTCGTCCTCTTCCCTGATTTTGCGGGGGGCTTTCGGGGTGCGCCTCTCCGCTTGTCTTTTAAAAGAGTATTTGCCAGCCACTGAAATGCTAATACATCCGCCTCGGATTGCGGGAGAtaccctgagccctgctgctggggcaTTCCACGCAGTGGGGGCGCTTTCCGTGACCTTTGTCACACTTAACTTCACCCAAAAGGTCACTAAACTTTTTGTGCGCcagagtttttgttttaattcctaATGAGattaggaggggaggggagtcgaGGAGGTAGTTTGATAGAATAGAGGGTATTCATGCTGCACAGGATGGGTGTGATAAAGCGAATTACTGGACAGTTTAAAACTTTGGATCTAACACGGCGTTTTTTCAGCACCAAAAACTGCTCCTGGATGCAGCATTCCTCTCATCAAAAGAGTTCACGTGGGTTTCATGCTGGGGATAAACAATATCTTCCTAAATCAAGCCCATTGTCCTATTGATTACACCTCATCTTACTCGTATCATTTTCCCAGAGATACTTTACTTTTTCTGTGTGTTAAACAAGCTCTGAAACTCAACTTTATTTGGGGTCGCCTGCATTCGCTCCATGAGTTATTATTACAATACAAATACAGCCTGATGTAGTGGAGCGAGGGATAAGGGCAGAGTGCAAGAGCCATTAATAGTGCTCACCAGGCTGGTCAGTGgttatcaaaactttttttttaaatgttagagcagcaaaggagagagaaagattgAAAATTGACTCTTAAAAacctccccccaaaatcacacTGGCTTTTTATACAGGCAGCTTATTCATaccaggcagggggtgggagagagagctgTAGCAAACTGTTTGCCAAAGTTGTGAGCTACAATGAAGCCTAAATCCCACCTCATGACACAATAGCTCACCTCACTCTTGCTGTTTACCTGGAAGAGTTGGGCTGGGAGTTTTCAAAGAGACACAAGGGAGAAAAGGAAATCAACTCCCGTTGACTTTTGAGTTGGCTGTTTAAACCCTTAGGCCTCTTTGACATCCTCAGCTAGTTCATCATTCTACATGATCCATCTTCAAGGTACCCTTTAAGCCAATGTGAAGAacaagctttcttttaaaaaagcatataaAATCCTCATCATCCTGCCTGAATGGGAAATATAAACTTTTTCCAAGCGCAGAAGAGAACGTCTGAAATGTTAAATAATGCTCAGGACAATGTCGCTGCGACATGGTCACCTTCTGAACATGGTGTTGAGTGAAGCAGCTTAGTGTGAAGGAAGCACCTCTATCCGCCCATCTGGTGACGCTAGACCCATTCAGCAAGGTTAACTCTAAGCCCTTGAATAGGTCCACATGCTTATGTATCTTGCAAAAGTGAAGCCTTTCATATTAGTTAGTTAGTTGTAGGGTTTTTATGGtgttcatcaccacagtatctgagcacctcccagtacgtaagaacagccatacagggtcagaccaaagatccatctagcccagtatcctgtcttccaacagtagccaatgccaggtgtctcagagggaatgaacagaatagggaatcatcaagtgatccatctcctgtcgcccattcctagcttctgacaaacagagactagggacataatccctgcccatcctggctaatagccattgatggacctgtcctccatgaacttatcttgttCGTTTTGGAAacctgctatagtcttggccttcacaacatcctctggcaaagagttccacagtcaATGAATTTATTCTCGCAGCACCCTTGGTAGGTTGGGATGTGTCTACAGAGACGCTAAGGTAGTTTAGTGTCTGTAGAGATCAGGGCTATAACAGAACATCATTTGGTCCTGTCTGCACTAGCAAGAAAGACCCAAGAGGGTTATAACATGACCTCCAGACCTTGCAAAATGTGCTGAGTAGACAGGTCCCGtgaaagagaggagagagagccgGGACTGGAGCCTGCAATGAGTGCTCAGCTGTTCTCAAAACCAGTCCCAGGAGTGCAATGAAACGGGAGGTTCTGACCTATCACATTTTGTGAGCCCCAAAATAGCGCTTTTCAGTGCTTAGTCTTCCCCTTAGTTGACTAATTAAATTGTTTTCCACTGTAGTGGCCTGCCTGGTGAAAGCAGAGAGCCATTAAACAACAGTTCCCCATGCTTGGCCAGCTTTTGTTCCTTTGCCTTCTCTGTAAATGCCAGTAAGAGCATTTCAAGGATATGAAGGATACAGCAGGCAGGGTCACATAAGGTTCCCTCTCATAGcaggggtctgatcctgcaaggtgctgaacaatCACATTACGCAGAAGGTCCTTTCAGCTTGGTCCTGCAGCCCTTGCTTACATGAACAGGCCCATTGGCGTTAGTGAGACTTGCAGGGTTTCTGAATCAGACCCTTTGGCTCCATCTTGCAGCCTTTACTCATGTGAACTGTTGGATTGGGTCACCTGAGAGAGGGCTTCAGGATCAGGCCCGTTTTTTCTGTACCTGGTTACTTTGTGCTCTCCCTTTAAGGAATATCTCGTGAAGTTTCTAGCTTTGCTGCCTGAAAAGCTTCCGaaggattattttgtttttaagggtGGGTGGCTGCCTATCCCAGAGTGATTGGTTCATTTCCCCCTGAGTTATTATCCACTTTTGTGAACACACAGGGACCACTGCTAATCCCATTGAAGCAaacagaagttttgccattgatctcCATGGAACAAGATTAGGCTCATCATGGGGCAGTTTTTCAGTGTAAAGTCACTCATTTGTCCCTACGTtaagatattattattaattatattgtgGAGGCAGCAGAAAGCTTCAATTAAGATTGTGGCCCCACGGTGCTAGGCCCTGtgcatacacatagtaagagggaGTCTTGCAAAACTAAGCCTTTTGTAAGTTTAAAACTAGACacttgatatatttttgttttcaaaaactgcTGCCCCATTATGGCTGTTCAGTGACCGGTGTGCAATGCATATGTCTGTGTCGGTCCAGTTCTCAATGGACAGACATCcaggtaacaacaacaacaacaacaaaaaaaccacaatggAAAGTGGCACTAATTTCCCAACTCATTGGCAGTCTCCATCCTTGCCGACCTCAAGCACAAACCGAGCGAGCAGCACACTGAGGCCCGACTCTTCTGGGAACTGGGCATTTCATGCAAAGTTCTTAAACTCCTGGGTTTGGCCCTATCTCCATAAATTATTTCAGCCCTGGATTCAGCTGAGAGTGCAAGGAACAAGTGAGCATGGAGAGCAGCCTGAGCTCTCCACTCACCCCCAAAGCCGCTGCCCCCAGGTCAGTGCTGAAGCACTCTGAACAGGCTGGTGCCTGGGCTGTGGAGAGACAACTTAGCGGTAATTCCCCAGACGAGGTTTGTTTTCCCTTAAGAAAAGCACTGGCAGGTTTTCTTGGCAATTCAACGCGGGGAAGGGATAGGTCAATGGATCATCGTTTAGtgatgttttgatttgtttttcgcTAACTGCCAACAATGTGCTTGGCACTACATGTGACAAGGGGGAAGATTCAACAGATGAGCAACCATCCTGCCCCTGTGCAGAGCACTGGCTTCCAACTTGCATCACCCGTATCAAATCTGATGGCGAAATGGCAAGGCCTTCCCGGCGTCGTTCAGATAGACCTGGGAAATTATAGCAGATACTTCTTCTGTAGCATGCTGAATTCAGCGGAGCTGACAGCAGCTGAGGATAGGCCCACACTGTATATCTGAACAAATCCGACAGAGTTTAGTAACCCCCTTCCCATTCCTACGCCCTTGAACTCAGCTTTCAAGCTGTGGTGATCGGTTTTGTACTGAATATAGGACAGAGCAAGTTTAATGTGCTTCCATTGTGGCATGATATAGGCATCCATAGGTAAGGAACTGCCTGACATTTCTTGCATTCCTGGGCAAAGAGCTCAGATAGGGATTATACAGAGATTCATTTGTAGAGATTAAACTGGCAGATCTCAACTAAGTGAAGCCTTAATGCCTGCCCCCGGCATGCTGGACAGGAGGTAATCCCCATACTCTGCCCACTAGGAGAAGGTTACACACAGACCTCAGTTTATTTGTTAAGTTATTCCTCCATTCCTTCCTTGTCATCACACAGCGCTCTCTTAAGCAGCTGGGATTCTTTCCCTGAAGCATTGAAACCGATACCTTGCCATAGGCTGGGCGGCAAGTGGCGCAGAAGAGAGTCACCATTGCTGATTCTGTTTCCCAGCCCTACGCTCCTTCTTTGGGAAGGGAACAGGAGCTCTGAAATCAAAGCAGAGGTGTCATGTTGTACACCAGCAACTGGGAGATGAGGGCTGGAAAGCAAGTGCAACAGAGCTATACGTTCAGATTGTGCTTGTGGCGAAATGGATTTAAATAGACTTTGCTCACCAGAGTTTCAGTCCATTCGACTATGAAGTAATCGTTTAGGGCTACAGGGCCTGATCCCGCAGCCCTATCTCATATAAGACCCTGCAGCAGCCTCAGCTAAAGTGCTCACGTAAGCAGAggcttcaggattgggcccatagctACTAAGCCGCATGGGGCCCAATTCAgtgaaatgagaagaaaaatgctgcttctctGCAATATGTTCTCTCTTTCCATCCTGTTCCTGAATCCTACTTCCCAGCCCACCCTAAATCAAGCAACTGGCATGCAGCATGCTGGGCAGCGGCATACGTACACTATACAGCTGTGCACATATGGCACACATGTTTCAGCTGTATTTGCTAGCTATCCAGATGGCAGTAAGGCTGTTTTCTGCCTGGTGGGGAGAAGAATCAACCACAGTTGTTTTGCAGAAGGAGAGAGTAATCCAGGCATGTTGTTAAGTACTTAGCTatccccactctgctcccctgtTCAGACTTCTCCTCCGAGATGGGAGTTAGAAGGGCAGTTGTATATTCTGGAAAGCAGCTCcgctttttaaaatgagagcagAAGTTGGTTATTGTTGCACTACACTGGGTCCCTTCTGTTTGTATCTATGCCACTAGTAgcatgaatttctctctctctgcatttctaatgcatccatcactatagtatcttgGCACCAGACTGCCTAGCCACTCTGTAGTATCTAGCTGCTAAGACGACAATGCTGTCAGAGCATTACTGGAGTGGTACACAAGTGAATAGCAGTTTCTTTCCCTAGAGATTTCCACAAGTGACTTCTTGGTACTGGCTACTGGAAAAGTTATTCCCTGATATCTGTGGCTCTTTCCTCAGAGCAACATCTTCCCACTAATACAAAAGACTGTTGGGATCGACAGGGTAGTTCCTGCTCCATGCTAGGATAATGAGAAAAGGGCCTCACTATCTGCATGCactaaaacactttaaaatagtgCAAACGCTTTTGCTCGtttttcttgctgctgctgcctcgtCTCACAGACGGCAGAGAGGGGCTACAAGCTGTAGACCAGgcgtggccaaactgtggctcatgcGCCACATGTGGcgcttttacagttaaagtgtggttTACGGAgcctccccaacccccctccccattcttcGCCTACCAGACTGggcgtggggggtggggagcttgagGCTTCTGTTCTGTGGTGGAACTCGGAGCTTCTGCCCTGCAGAGAGGGAGTCTAAGGGCTTTAGACTCCCGTGGGGGTATCGGGGCAGAAGCCCCATGCCCCGGCAGGTGCTGCTCCAAGCGGCAGATTGTGCATGTCTTGCAGCTCTCAAACGCTGATGATTATTGTATGCGGCTTGGAgcgtcagtaagtttggccactcctgctACAGACCCTCAAATATAGGGCCATGGCGTTTCCCCCATTAACGCACAGCTCACCATCCTGAAAAACGTTCGGCTTCCATTGCCTGTCCTAGTGATGTCAGTGTGGccattttctattctattctattccgGTTCTTATACCgcgcccatcaccatggtatctgagcatgtGACATGACAAGGCTCTGTTTCCATAGATTCTCTTGTACCCCCTATCATTCCTGGTGGCCACTGTCTTTCAGGAGCCCAGATGCGATAGAGGGAGAAGACATGCTTCCAGTGCTTTGTTAATGAGAACAAAGTTCCATCTCACCTCATTCTGAGTTCACTTATGTTGGCGAAATTCCAGTGGCTTCAGTGAAGGTACATTATTGTAAACCTCGAGTAAGAGTGAGATCTGAACAGGC
This genomic interval carries:
- the ATOH8 gene encoding protein atonal homolog 8; translated protein: MRNMQLLDEEPWQSLCGKELGGLKKLKRKHKEPPANGYKSFKVALKVSERGRQLERPASLVPESGAAGSSQGAAAPPLLGGREAGSAAGALDMRKGAFPAAGLASQPPRKEPGLPPAAVNGLQPCPGEQSLPSRLVLCPPPPQRPLESAYASVAHGAYNSTPESAASPRKRLGEPAGVSSEIKAIQQTRRLLANARERTRVHTISAAFEALRKQVPCYSYGQKLSKLAILRIACNYILSLARLADMDYSADHSNMSFSECVEQCTRTLQAEGRSKKRKE